The following coding sequences are from one Alkalispirochaeta americana window:
- a CDS encoding Rpn family recombination-promoting nuclease/putative transposase, translating to YIFSASSLTEQEIHQQIYTEVTNPVLQEEFMSTAQLIMQRGRQVGRQEGRQEGRQEGRQEGMREKAREDARRMLDKGFSIQDIADITGLSEQEIKDLQEPQEPHNQPQIHA from the coding sequence TACATATTCTCCGCCAGCAGCTTGACAGAACAGGAAATCCACCAGCAAATTTATACCGAGGTAACCAACCCGGTACTCCAGGAGGAATTCATGAGTACGGCACAATTAATCATGCAGCGCGGCCGTCAGGTAGGTCGTCAGGAAGGTCGTCAGGAAGGCCGTCAGGAAGGCCGTCAGGAAGGCATGCGGGAAAAGGCTCGTGAAGATGCACGCCGAATGCTGGACAAGGGCTTCTCCATCCAGGACATAGCCGACATCACCGGGCTGTCCGAGCAGGAAATCAAGGATCTGCAGGAACCGCA